Proteins from a genomic interval of Pseudomonas silesiensis:
- a CDS encoding DegT/DnrJ/EryC1/StrS family aminotransferase, protein MISFLDLKSINQACRDELIEACTRVIDSGWYIGGSELQQFESSYAEYCGTKHCIGVANGLDALVLVIRAWKELGYLREGDEILVPSNTYIASILAISENGLVPVLVEPDPATFNICPISAEAAITAKTKAILPVHLYGRLADMPAIMALAERSGLLVLEDSAQSHGANVNGRKAGGWGHASGFSFYPGKNLGALGDAGAVTTNDDMLASTLRALRNYGSHEKYKNLYRGMNSRLDEIQAAMLSVKLKYLDEQTIHRRKIADLYTNNIQHPAITLPVVSQFNPLENSSHVWHVYTVLCQDRDALQNHLLANNIQTLIHYPIPPHQQQAYSELARYSLPVSEKIHREILSLPMGPGLLLEEARAVVAACNSFQSDMT, encoded by the coding sequence ATGATAAGTTTCCTTGATTTGAAATCCATCAACCAGGCGTGCCGCGATGAGTTGATTGAGGCGTGCACGCGCGTTATTGATTCTGGTTGGTATATCGGGGGAAGCGAGCTTCAACAGTTTGAAAGCAGCTATGCTGAATACTGCGGAACTAAGCATTGTATTGGTGTTGCCAATGGACTGGACGCCTTGGTACTGGTAATCCGAGCCTGGAAGGAACTTGGTTATTTGCGCGAGGGCGACGAAATTCTGGTTCCCTCCAATACATATATCGCAAGCATCCTTGCCATATCGGAGAATGGGTTGGTACCTGTTCTGGTTGAGCCTGATCCTGCAACGTTTAATATTTGCCCGATCAGTGCCGAAGCAGCCATTACTGCTAAAACCAAAGCTATTCTACCTGTACATTTGTATGGGCGCCTTGCGGACATGCCAGCAATCATGGCTCTAGCTGAACGCTCTGGTTTGCTCGTTCTGGAAGATTCCGCCCAATCCCACGGAGCGAACGTTAATGGGAGAAAAGCAGGTGGCTGGGGCCACGCTTCCGGTTTTAGCTTCTATCCAGGCAAGAACCTTGGTGCTCTTGGCGATGCTGGAGCGGTAACCACTAATGACGATATGCTAGCATCCACACTTCGGGCGTTGCGTAACTATGGCTCGCACGAGAAGTACAAAAATCTTTATCGTGGAATGAATAGTCGGCTGGATGAAATTCAGGCAGCTATGTTGTCGGTCAAGCTGAAGTACCTCGACGAGCAAACTATCCATAGGCGAAAGATTGCAGACCTGTACACAAATAATATCCAACACCCTGCAATCACTTTACCTGTTGTTTCGCAGTTCAATCCTTTAGAAAATTCAAGTCATGTCTGGCACGTTTATACCGTACTTTGTCAAGATAGGGACGCGCTGCAGAACCATCTGCTTGCGAACAATATACAAACACTCATTCATTACCCCATACCCCCTCACCAGCAACAGGCTTATTCGGAGCTTGCGAGATATTCATTGCCGGTATCGGAAAAAATCCATCGCGAAATATTGAGTTTGCCGATGGGGCCTGGCTTGCTTTTGGAAGAAGCACGTGCGGTGGTGGCTGCTTGCAATAGTTTTCAGTCAGATATGACATGA
- a CDS encoding acyltransferase: MPKIHALADVKSTRIGKNTRVWQFAVVFDGAVIGENCNICAHTLVENGVTVGNNVTIKSGVFLWEGTVVADNVFIGPNATFTNDVMPRSKVYPESFSGITIKQGASIGANATILPGVTIGEKAMVGAGAVVVSDVPDRAVVVGNPAKVIRYLS, encoded by the coding sequence ATCCATGCACTCGCCGATGTCAAAAGCACCCGCATTGGAAAAAATACTCGAGTGTGGCAATTTGCGGTAGTTTTTGATGGCGCCGTTATTGGTGAAAATTGCAACATCTGTGCACATACGCTTGTCGAAAATGGCGTTACGGTAGGCAACAACGTGACGATCAAGTCGGGAGTCTTCCTTTGGGAAGGAACTGTCGTCGCCGATAACGTTTTTATCGGTCCAAACGCAACATTCACCAATGACGTCATGCCGCGCTCCAAGGTTTATCCGGAATCATTCTCCGGCATCACTATCAAACAGGGCGCGAGCATTGGTGCGAATGCGACAATATTGCCCGGTGTGACCATCGGCGAAAAGGCAATGGTAGGCGCTGGGGCGGTCGTCGTTTCCGATGTCCCAGACCGGGCGGTTGTTGTGGGTAACCCAGCTAAAGTTATTAGGTATCTGAGCTAA